Within Thermococcus indicus, the genomic segment TGAAAAGCACAGGATATACGTCTTCAGCGACCTGGGGAGCGGTTCGATGGGTCTCATCGAGAAGTACCTTGAAGGCGCCACGGTCGTTGTTGCGGACCACCACCCGCCCGAGAGGGACGGATTCTCCACGGATTCTCACGTGCTGGTGAACCCCGTCCCCTTCGGGGCCAACAGCGTCCGCGATCTCAGCGGTTCGGGCGTTGCTTACTTCGTCGCCAGGGAGATGAACGAGAAGAATCGGGATCTGGCCTATATCGCCCTCGTCGGCGCCGTCGGCGACATGCAGGAGATAGACGGCACGTTCCACGGCATGAACACGGACATCATAGAGGATGGAAAGGATCTCGGCATCCTGGAGGTCCGGAAGGAACTTCGCCTCTTCGGGCGCGAAAGCCGGCCCCTACGCCAGATGCTGGCCTACTCCACCAACCCGGAGATTCCCGAGGTAACTGGCGATGAGCGGAAGGCCATAGAGTGGCTCCGCGCCAAGGGCTTCGACCCGGAGGTGAAGTACTGGCAGCTCCGCGAGGAGGAGAAGCGGAAGCTTCACGATGCACTGGTGATACACCTCATCAAACACGGCGCCCCCAAGGAGGCCATAGACCGGCTCATTGGGGACGTGGTGGTAAGCCCGCTCTACCCGGAGGGCGACCCGAGGCACGAGGCGAGGGAGTTTGCCACGCTCCTCAACGCCACCGGTCGCTTAAACGCCGGGACGCTGGGAGTTGCGATATGCCTCGGTGACGAGGATGCCTACAGGCGCGCCAGGAAGATGCTTGACGATTACAAGCGGGAACAGATAGAGGCCAGGAAGTTCATAATCCAGAACTGGAGCATGGTGGACGAGGGAGAGCACGCCTACGTCTTCTACGCAGGCAGGAGCATCAGGGACACTCTCGTCGGCATCGCCGCCAACATAGCGATAAACGCCGGGCTGGTTGACCCAGAGAAGCCGGTTGTAGTGCTGGCCGACAGCGACGAGGACGAGAGCCTCGTGAAGGGATCCGCAAGAACCACGGAGAGGGCCCTTGAGAAGGGCTACCACCTCGGCGATGCACTGCGTGAGGTCGCGGAGAAGCTCGGCGGAGAGGGCGGAGGGCATGCGATAGCCGCGGGAATCCGCTTCCCGAGGGACAGGATCGAGGAGTTCATCAGGCTCTTCAACGAGGCCCTTGAAAAGCAGGTGGAGGGAAAGGGCAGTGAAGGTTAAGGCCAGGGTGGAGATGGTCTGGCACTACGGCGATCCGAAGAGGGCGGAGGCCATAGCCCGGTCCCTTGAAGTGGACAACGCGGGCATTCCGGATGGCCTAAAGAAAAGTTTAAATGTGCTGACCCGATGGGAAAATGGGGACGTCATAACAAAGGTTAAATACTCGGGTGAGATTGAAACACTCATCAAAGCGCTGGATGATTTGGTGTTTTCAATCAAAATCGCCGAAGATGTAACCGAAAAGGTGTGAAGTGGAGGTGTTAAGATGGCAAAAGTTAACCCAAGGAAGAAGGCTGCCGCTACCAAGGATAAGTGGAAGAGCAAGGAGTGGTATATAGTTTACGCTCCGGACTTCTTCGGGAGCAAGGAGATAGGCCTTACCCCGGCCGACGAGCCGGAGAAGGTCATAGGAAGGGTCATCGAGACCACCCTCAAGGACCTCACCGGCGACTTCACCAAGGGCCAGGTCAAGCTCTACTTCCAGGTCTACGATGTCAAGGGCCAGAACGCCTACACCAAGTTCAAGGGCCACACCCTCTCGAGGAGCTACATAAGGAGCCTCGTCAGGAGGAGAACCACTCGCGTTGACGGTATCTACAACGTCACCACCAAGGACGGCTACAAGCTCCGCGTCATGGGTATGGTCATCGCCTACAGGCGCATCCAGACCAGCCAGGAGAGGGCCATAAGGGAGATCATCAGGGACATCATCTACAAGAAGGCCGAGGAGCTCAACTACAGGGACTTCGTTCTCGAGGCCGTCAGCGGCAAGATGGCCGCCGAGATGGCCAAGGAAGCCAGGAAGATCTACCCGATCAAGAGGGCCGAGATCAGGAAGATCAAGGTTCTCGCCGAGCCGGAGGCCTGAGGGCCTCACCCCTAACATTTTAACATCGTTCCCTTTTCTGGAGTTAATTTAAAGTTTTGATGGGTGCATTCGCCAAACTTTTTAAGTTTGTAGTTCGATTAGATGTAGGGGTGGATGTTATGGAATCTGCCACAAAGCATGTTCAGACAGAGATAGATGAGAGTCTTTATCTCATGCTGAAGATGATAGCCATCCGGAAGAGGGAGCCCCTGAAGGAGGTTTTAAGGGAGGCCATAGAGAGGTACATAGAGGCAGAGGAGAACACTCTAACCAAGAACCTTAAAAGCGACCCGATATGGAAGCTGGTTGGCAGGGGGGAACTTGAGGAAAACGCCAGCGAGAGCGAAGGCTGGGGGACCGTGGAATGGGAAAGCGAATAAGGCCGGAGATTATCTACCTTGACACAAGTGCTCTCATAGC encodes:
- a CDS encoding 30S ribosomal protein S3ae — translated: MAKVNPRKKAAATKDKWKSKEWYIVYAPDFFGSKEIGLTPADEPEKVIGRVIETTLKDLTGDFTKGQVKLYFQVYDVKGQNAYTKFKGHTLSRSYIRSLVRRRTTRVDGIYNVTTKDGYKLRVMGMVIAYRRIQTSQERAIREIIRDIIYKKAEELNYRDFVLEAVSGKMAAEMAKEARKIYPIKRAEIRKIKVLAEPEA
- a CDS encoding KEOPS complex subunit Pcc1 gives rise to the protein MKVKARVEMVWHYGDPKRAEAIARSLEVDNAGIPDGLKKSLNVLTRWENGDVITKVKYSGEIETLIKALDDLVFSIKIAEDVTEKV
- a CDS encoding DHHA1 domain-containing protein encodes the protein MDRGAFLERAREGAELIKMHIELGHTIRIVSHRDADGITAGAILARAVAREGGTFQLSIVKQVSEELIKDLAAEKHRIYVFSDLGSGSMGLIEKYLEGATVVVADHHPPERDGFSTDSHVLVNPVPFGANSVRDLSGSGVAYFVAREMNEKNRDLAYIALVGAVGDMQEIDGTFHGMNTDIIEDGKDLGILEVRKELRLFGRESRPLRQMLAYSTNPEIPEVTGDERKAIEWLRAKGFDPEVKYWQLREEEKRKLHDALVIHLIKHGAPKEAIDRLIGDVVVSPLYPEGDPRHEAREFATLLNATGRLNAGTLGVAICLGDEDAYRRARKMLDDYKREQIEARKFIIQNWSMVDEGEHAYVFYAGRSIRDTLVGIAANIAINAGLVDPEKPVVVLADSDEDESLVKGSARTTERALEKGYHLGDALREVAEKLGGEGGGHAIAAGIRFPRDRIEEFIRLFNEALEKQVEGKGSEG